Part of the Triplophysa rosa linkage group LG21, Trosa_1v2, whole genome shotgun sequence genome is shown below.
TTTAGTCcagcatgagaaataaactCAATGCTTCTATGCATGCCACTGCGATGTACTAATTATGAGAACTAAAGCAAGCATGTAtgagtatgtacagtatgacaACAACATAGAACATTAATGGCGTCGGGCAAGGGGAAATATAAAGGCAGTTTAATGGCAGCCAGTAAGGTCAATTTATTTATCATAAATACATAaactataaaaaacaatattatgcAAAGATTTCCCCTTCATTTGCTTTGACACTTATTAGAATAAGGCAAATCCAACCAACTGTACTGTTCTGTTCATTGTTCTTTGCTTTTAACTTAAAGcaaacatcatcattttatCATTCATTTTAACAATGAATAATAATGGTTTAAAACTAGTGAAATATGCAACAACACACGTTTAATGTCATGATTAGAATACTGAAGTAGTGAAGATGAGTAATAAGGTCACCTATAGTCACATCTCACATATCCAAAATATGCCTATGGCGggtctctctcgctttctctctgtAAAGCCTCACcttttacataaaaaacttaAAAACCCACATTATAAATTTTCTCCtcatcatttttaatttggtgTCTTAGCAATAAAAGTTATTATAGTACATGGTTTGTATGACTGTGATCATTATACCAGATTTTTACTTTCTGATATCCATGTATTTATCCATGTATTATGTTGCAGTCTCTACTAAAGCTAGCGGCCAACTGTTCACTTAAGTTCAATTTACTTTACTTTCCCAAGTCTCATTTTACTCGTATTCAGCATTTCACAAGAGTTACTTTTGGAccctgagtatcatctgcaccGTCTTGATCAAATTAACTGTAACTCAAAGCAAAGGATAAACTGGTTTACAGCAAAGACACAGGTCTGAGTTGACATTAGGAAAATATCAAAGACTTTTAAACAGTTAAAGTAACAAACAAGATGAGAACAGCCACAATAATATACACTGACTGCACTAAAGATTAAACAAATTCCCTGCAGCATTTAGCACAAACTGCGTATGGTAAACAGAATACAATCAACATATAGATTGTTTTTATCAAAGCTGAGCAGAAGACATGACAAGGATTACAGATTTACAGTTAATCTTGCTTTGTACTATTAGCCATAGTATATTAAAACACTTCTTTTAGTATCATTGACTTAGGTGAATGTATTTGTTGGTAAGACATCTCCAACGTCTAGCTGCAATGTTGCAAACTGTTGCATTTTGACACCAACCAAATCCAAATGTAAAATTTGTAGATTTGTATTAAAACGCCCCCTTCCGGTACAGGTGGTAATAACAACTAGATAAGAGTATCGGCAAGCCCATATTTTTGCAATACATTATTTAGTTAATTTTCTCCAAATGTCAAGATGATACAGCGAATTGCAAAGATGCCAAACACGGAATCTCTTTTAGCACTTCACCTTAACCATATgagaaacaaaactaaaatattaaatggaCAGAGCCACAGACATAATGTGAAGGGAATATAGTTGACACAAATCATTCATTTTTCTGCATTAAGATGTCACTTCATGCTATACAACTgtgttgctttttaaaaaaataatccaGTACGTCAACTTTCAGAGAGCTGTTACTCTGAAATAATGGCACAAGATGTATTACAAAGCTTTCATGGCTTGTACTGAACAAACAGTAACTTATTAAATGTCAAATCAATGAAAAGAACATCAGCACATGAGAAACGGTTTGGCGTCTACTGTGCATCAGCTGAAATAAGCTCTTCGTGCAAAGGCGTGAAACGTCCTTCATGAGACAAAgatcacaaaataaaattatagcACAGTGTTAGGACCTTATACTGTACAATCTGTTAGATGAGTCATTCACCAGCACAGTGAAGTGTCTGCAGACGCTGCTACAGAGCAACACAGTTctcatttatttactgtatgtacttACAAGGGTTTTAGATGACAACAGCAAGTGGACCAATACTGAGGTTGAAGGAGAACTGGAGGACAGGTTGAAGGAGCGGAGAGAAGTAAAACAGCCACAGCCACTATGAAGTCTCTGGTTGCCTGTAATCCACTctctgttatttttgttttcagacATGGTGAGATGTTCGTGGTCCTGGGTCATGTTGTCACTCCTGCAGCCAACTGGTGGTTCACTGTTCTTCATCACAACAATAACCAGAGCTTGCTCATCTTTCCAAGGTGTTTTTTCTTATGAAAATGCTGACTGAAAAATATAACAAGATATTTATAATCAGGTGAACGCATTAGCATGATTAACAAACAATATATACAtactaaaacatgttttttgtcatatagCCTTATATCATAGCTTGACTTCATCTAGTTCAACTTGCTTAAACCTGAGAAattcaaaacataaacatttgtcaaCTCATTCAGGTTTTTCctctatttttttttattttttaaaaactgtacaCAGTTTTTATTCAATACACACAAAAGTGCCAATACTGTAAGATCTTAAGACAAGAATGGAAAAATTATGCACTTTCGGTTAGTAATGATGTATCTAACCTGTTAATGGAGTCCACAAGGCAATCCAGCAGGAGTGGCTAGCAGTTCTGCACAACGTAAACAGATGAGtggcaaggttattttagttgactaaaattaaaactttgaaagcgTTTCTGCTTatggaaattaaattaaatattggcctaaaaataattggaaaaacttgaaagaaaattgaaaagtttccaaagaaataaactgaaataagcttaaggcactaaaatgataataaacaaaaactaaaataaaaataaatacattttatatagcaacataaaaaataaacaaataaataataaagtgacaaaagcatataacaaaatagctaaaaatgtaactaaaatgaacataaaaacgaTAAAtgaaagctaatttaaaaaatgaataatacaaaattaaactaaaacaaaactataagtGAGTGAGTCGAGAAACAGTGTATACATTGCATACTTGgccattaaataaataaataaaattgttttgcaAACATTAAGCATAACACATATAAAACTCATGATCATGGCATTACAAGTGTCACGCTCCACCAGGACCGGGCAAAATATACATCAATTACTACAAACAGCAGCTATAATCTTACACAGAATATAAAACGGTGTGTTTGTCTAACTCACTGATGTGGATTTGTGGTCATGTGGTCGCTCGAGTTTGATTCTGATGTCTGGACGGTTCTGCTCCTGGTTTTTGCCTGGagctaaaaaaaatgtatgacatATCAAGCCATGAAAAAATATGCTggaaatatttcacattttccaGCTAAAGTATACTAAGTGTGTTAAAGTCCACTCGTGTCAAGTTCCGACTATAGACCTACATGTACAAGTTTGGGGTGTAAGATTTCTCACCAGGAGAACTCCCTCTGCTGGTTGTACTGGGAGTGCTCATGTTGTCCTCCAACCACATGCTGTAGGTCAATGAGTCACGTTTGTGAGGAGTGCCCGCAGATGACAAACTCTCCTGAATTTAAAAGATTTTGTAGATGTAGATCTTAGAGAAATACTGACATTGTCCCCAGTTTCTTCAGTATTGTTGAAGTTGGTTTTAGAATAAAGACACTAGATACCCATAAAATACATGAACAATGCAAAGCTcattaataacataaataataacCATAAAGTTAAAATCAGGAGCATGTCACTATTTTAAACAATGCGTTAGATTACTGCAGCACAACTAATAAAGTAAACAGTGCCATTGCATTGTTACTTTATTAGGAAAAGATACAGTTCTCACCATCCCGGTGTCATAGTCCTCTGTAGCCTCGGTTTCATTCTCCTCTACCACACTAGCAAAGCTGCTGGCGTTGGATGAGGAGCGAGACAGGTCATGAGCCTCAGGGATGGATGGAGCCCGACAATACACGCTTGTGCTACAcgcatacaaaaacacaaacacttaaTACACGCAAAACTTTGTTGTCTTGCATTCTCCAAAACGCAAATCCAGAGTCAAACATAATACATGTTTTATCTTCAAACCTCTGGGAAATTTTGATAGGTTAATTCTGAACCACAAACTGGTGGAACCATCACAAAAGGTGACGCTTTACCTGTTTTTAGTGACCAGCGCCTCAGGTGAACTCTGATTGGAGGAGTTTTCAGACTTGGGGTCCTGGGAGGCGTGTCCACTGTCTGGTGTCTTCTGTGTGTAGGGGGAGCACTCCCTACTGCTGCAGACACATACAATGACCATTAGAGGGCACAAAAACATCATCTTTAAAGTCGACGGCATCCAAGCGCAACTGCAGACTAGGTTAGCAAGAGAGGTTAGATTCAGTCATACCCTACATGCTAACACACTACATTAAAACACACGCAAGTTCAGAGCAACGCCATTCTAAGGGCCTGAAAATGTTTTAGCACACTCAACGAAGGTCAGTTTATGCAAAATCAGTTCAACACTCACTGATTGGTTGAAATATTTGCAGACAACCGGTCAGATGTAACGTTGATGATTTTGTATGGCTGACCGTTTAATGATGCTAAAGGCAACTGTTTGCATTACTCCAAAGATGAATTTTTATGGCCAGGTAAGGAGAGCAGCTAGTCTAAAGATAAGAAGGTGATGTTCTATAGATGTTCATTTATACTTTGAGGCGTCCAAGATGAGTCTCCCATTCTTGAGAGTGATGCTGGGTAGAGATATACAGAACACAGTCTTGTCCTCTGACAACAGAGCAGCAATTCTTCACCAAACCCATAAACAAAAGGAGGGAGATAGCGTTCAGTGTTATCATGCCTATACTCTCACTATTATATTGTACTGTAACTTAGTTTAATCCTCTCCTGTGTATAAATTCAATAAATCTTATCATTTCATTACCTTTTCAAACTGGCCATCTTTATTTTGTAAGACCTGCTttttcttaaaaacagtttCACACAAGAACAGACTCTTACTTCTTCTCTTGAACCTCCTGGATGTTTTCAATGCCAATAGCGCTGCTCCGTCGAGAGCTGAAGGGTCCTGATTTCTTCCTGGTTGGACTCTTCCCGGGAATGATCAAAGACTGCAGGAGGAACAAGAAGTTGAGTGAGCCAACAATCAAAACTCAGAACATCCATCATGCTTTCCCACATCTCTACTTTCATATCATGATGGTCCTTTGAGGTTTGAGTGATATCAATACAGACACGTTCACCAGGAGGTCTCAAAGGAAACTTTAAGGATAATGCACCGTATTTCTGCACTTCTGCTTCTGATTGGTCTATTATCTcttatatttgtgtgtgctcCAGTGTCTCGCAGAACAATAGCCCTTGTTGCACAGCCCGACCGGCGGGTGGAGGTAAAGTGTTTGCTTGATGGTTTGGGCCTGAACTGCGAGATGAAAGATGGGAGCAGGATCTCCTGAGCTCCACTGTGCTGTGCTTTCACTGTGGGACACTTTGTTCTCTCTAAGCTTGAGCACTGGGAATTTAGAGCTGCTTTACAACTTGAAATGAAAGACCTTCAAAAAGGCTTTTATCTAAAATGGCTTCAAAGGCTTTGGGACGACTTTCTGTTGCCTTTTTCCTTTATGTTTCTATGCTGTCAGCTTTCGGCGAGAGTACAATTACCAAACAAGAGAACTGACTTTGCAGACTAGTACAAACCACACTAGACAAAAAGTGACGTtggacatttaaaacacaagagcAATGCGTTACAGGTATAACAGAAGGTATAACAACACACTAAATGGATAATGGTGATGTGAATacttaaacacaaaaatatgaaacaatGCTGCTGGGCTTTGGCGACATTATAAACTTGCAAAGACAAACACtgctaataaaaatgaaagggatagttgtcattttaaacctgcaagacaagatattttgaagaatgttggtaaccgaacaatggcgttaccaattcacttctattgtatgaacacaaaaccaatgaaagtgAACGGGTAGCACCATTGTTCAGTTGCAACGTTCTTAAATGATCAGtcgcacaggtttgaaatgatgacacagtttttatttttgggtgaactatccctttaaagcatgCCATCTGATTGGACGATGCTCATTATAGAAGTGCCTTACAGTAGAAATAGGGTTTGTTCAATATGCCTGGGTAATATGGCAAGCATGTCCAGAAACTCAACACATCACGAGCTGCGTCTGATGTGATggtgttttattattgtgtaaCGAGTAATATCACTCAATTATTgcaaattatattaataaataaaatcaaaaattttaaaaataataccattataatatattacattataatagtattatgtaatttttacatgattttattatttataaaaaatattattactttCATAAAAAGAaagtattataatataaaaaaaggttttaagtGATTTACTATGAATGTACACAATGCAGTGAATTGATGCAACTATTTATGATATTGCTATGATATGAATGCAAAAGAAATCATTAATTTGGCTCTTGCTGGCTCTAACTGCTGTAGTTTTAGTCTTGGAAGCATACAGTAAGTCATGCAGTGAAAACAAATAATGCAGATGAGAGAAGAGTGAGAGTTATACATGAACCTCTTCTATGGTTCCTATTCCTATGGCACTGCCGCGGCGTCCATATTTACTGGGACTTTTGCCTGGGACAAGCAATGACTGTACAGAGccgagagagtgagagagagagagagagagagagagattatgaGTTCATGCAACAGGTTATGGGTTATACAAACAGAGTAGCCTCATCAAAAAGCATGAATAGGAAGTCAAAAGCCACACGAGGAGAGAAGGGCCTGAGGAAGAGCAGGAACTGAAGCCTGTGAAGGACGAGAAGGCACAGGCAGCACATGTCTAACACATTGTTAGACACAACGGGACAGTGAACACAGTTAGTCAGGTTAACATTACTGAAAAAGAATAGCCAGACATTCACACACAGGAACATTAACAGGTTATACGATGTTTAAAATTGGGTCCCAATAACTGACGGATTGTCAATATAGCTCATgcgaaataaatgcattttagaaCTGCATCGCTTAACCTGCGTGAAGGTCAGAACATTCATCATTCTGACATATAAAAAGATTCATAATATCTAATAACACAACCACTGTCTGTGACAGAGGAACGGCTCGGTATAAGGAGAGATTTCTCCCGCCTCACATGGGTTGTGCTCACGAGGGGCACTGGCATGACTCTCTCAGCGTGTGAAAATCCCCAGGGCAGGTACTGTAAGAGCTGCTCTGTGTGACAGAGCAAGAGTTCAGAAAAAGCTTGAAGATCTGCCCTGTAGCGGCCTGTGGAGAATTCTCCATCCATACTTACCTACAGCGCAGGCCTGACCTTACACCTGCATATTAAAACAGCAGCAGTGTATAATCCATTCAACATACACCGAATATACATTGATCTCCGCAGGATCCTGTGTGAGGTTGATGCTGTGGAGAATTGGTTAAGGTCAAATCATACACAAACGTCTTTATATTAAAACAGCCAGCAGGGTGTCGTTTCCTATGAAAACATTTGATAAAATAACAGCTTTCATGACCCTTGTATGACATTTacaatttacacatttaaaatcaCAATGTCAAAATTCATACACATGCTTAAGGACTTCAATTGATACACGGTAATTGTTTTTACACTCATACATCAAACCTAATCCTCAGatatacattttagcatttttacattgtcattcagtaTTATATAGTGGGTTTATTATAGCATTTAAAATACAAGGACACAACGTAGTGTATTAATATAAAGGAAATTTCTGTACAGATTTTTTACAGCTGGTATTTAAAATTTTGCACTGTACATTTTTGCACTGTGGGTTGtgttttagcattaacggacaTGTCTGTAAAATCAAAAAAATAACCAgtacatttgttttgctttctaTTTTGTACAATGCAGAATATAACCAATATCAGTTTTTACTACACTGTAAGGCAATTTATGACCTCATAACAGGTCAAACCAACTCACACTTTATGTAATAAGATGCATTGTAAAATTCTGTTAAACAGATGATAATCTTccagcagctggggcaccagaaaaatactataaaataaaaaaatcatattatttTATACCTTTAGGGCTtttcaacgattaatcgcatccagaataaatgtaatttattttttaaaacagagtGGGGTAACACCATGGAAATCTCATGGAAAAGATTCATATGACATACCTTTGTCTTAAATGCTGAACATAGGCACGTCTAGTGAGTGTACATAAAGAAACCGTGAATGCAGAGATGACAAACAAAGCATGATGgagaaaaaaaagatgtttggaaaAGTGAAAGGTGCATGAGAGCAGTTTGGTCGATTAATCTTAATGTTGTTATGTTCTCAGCTTCAGGAACATTAAGGCGCAAATCTGTACATCTGTGCATGTGCTGTAAAACTACCACGGTAGTCAGGAATTAGTGAGGTGTTTGACCTCAGACTAGGGGTTGTTTATGGGCTAGCATACAGTAATTTGACCCTCAGGGAAGCCAGCAGGGGGAGTTACTTACTATCCCAGGGATTTTGGGGGTCTCTGTGGTGATGTGGTGATGGTTGTTGTGGGTGAAACTGCCGCTGTGACTATTGGAGACTGTGTGCTTCCTGATATTGAGGCCCATGGCATCCAGAGAGTGGCTCCTGCTGCGGATCACCCGCTACACAACAAGGAGAGACTAAAGGTCAGGGTGGGGCTGTGGATTGGTGGAAAAAGGATCTGAAGCCAGTGAATCAAAGTGGGAGAAGCACCTGTTTTAAAAAACGTCTCTGATCTTGAGCAAAGCACAGGTGTGGAGAAAGCTGTTTTTGAATGCAGTTTGGTCCGTGAAAGAAAACAGCATATGGGAGAGAGGATGGAATGTAATGAAGCATGCAGTCTGATCAGTTGAGCATGGAGTGTGATTTGAGACTTGGATCTAGAAACCATTAGAGGGCAGAACAGCTTATGGGCCAGTTTCCTAATGGATATTGATGAAATATATCATCACTAAAGAACTGCCCAACGAAAAACTCCCAGAATGCCACGAGAACAGCTAGACCATAAAATATGTCACCTCCTGGACGTCCTCTGTTTAAACTTTTTTGGCTATATggaactgaaaatgaaaactgcgtGCATGAGTGGTCGTGGAAGCAAATATGAGATTGAAGAAGAGATGAAAATGATTTATGAGAAGTCTGATTGATTTTATGTCTGGATGACGACAAACCAATAGAAaagaattaaaaacaattaaacaccTTGAAATCCTGTAATGAATTTCTAGTTCCCTCTGTATATGCATCAGGCGAATAGAAAAAATGGTGTTTAATGTTAAATATTGACATTACAGGGAAGCATTTTTCTGAGGTATGTCATGTAGGCGGGTCCAAAATCGACCTTAGTACTAATTATAGtgttaattgtgttttttaagaaGCAAaatgttgtagagcacatacaGTTTCATACATCCGTTTGCGATTTGACAATGTGCTAATGGGACGAATtagtgtaaattacagtaatgaGTGATTTAATTTAGTCACATCAGTTACATCACTTGTCAGCTGGAGTCACAAAGATGCTGATCTGATCCAGATCCCGAGAGAGTAAAGCTAGCATAATAAAGCGCAACACCGAGATCAAGCAAGACAATCTGATCAAAGTacccatttaaagggatagttcacccaaaaatgaaaattctgtcatcatttattcaccctcttgtcattttaaacctgtatgacttactttcacctgaagaacacaaaagaagatgttttgaagaaagtcggtaaccgaacagcggcggtacccattcacttcaatcgtatggacacaaaacctctgcaagtaaatgggtgccggttaacaacattcttcagaatatcttcttttgtgtctgtggaggaaagaaagtcatacagctttgacatgacaagagggtgagtaaatgatgacagaattttcatttttgggtgaactatcactttaaaaaagaacaaacCACACCCACCGTACAAAATCCACATCCACACCAAAGCAACAGAAAAGCTTGAGAAACATTTTCTAGTGGTACATAAGAGTCCATAGGTGTCCCCTGTGTCCTCCCGGATTACCTTAAAGGACTCAAAGAAGCCCCCTCCGCCTCCTCCTCCTCCGTTCTCCAGCTTGTCCTCTTCTCCTCCCAGACCCATCATGGCCTGACTGTTGATGTGCAGCTCTTCATACAGCGTCTCCAGCAGGGCGGATCGTGTTCGCTCCTGGTCACAAAAGCTTCAGGTTAGTATTATGGTGTTTAAATATGAATAGCCCAAAAGAATGTAAGTGCCACTGTCATTTACCTCCAGTTTGGCAAATTTCTCAGCTTTGTAGCAGGCGTATTCAGCATTGATCAGCTTGGTAAGCAAGAATTCGTGAAACTCTGGACCCTGCGATGCACATAAAGATGTAAAGGAAAAGCAAATGAAAAACCGAatttaatacatatttataatggGAAGGTTTTTCCCGAATGCAACACAGCAAAATTTAGTTATAAATAATTTAGGTTGCCTGGGAATTGTGACCTTGcgttgaaaaaatgaagataagCAACTTGCAACCTGTTCTCCCAAATGTCTTTGATCTTATTTGTACATCAACTCACTTTCTTAAAAATGGCCGGGTTGGGGAGGGGTGGTCCAAAAAATGGCACGTCGTCTCGTGCCGTTACTGACACCTGGATAGAGAAAAccacatttataatttattgccTCACAAGGGAGCGTACAGACGCGGCAGACTGGAGCAAAACCAAGATAATGTACCTTATACAAGACATTGTCAGAACAGGCATTCTCCACCTGCACCACAACATAGGCATGCAGGAAGTTGGAGGCAATCATGTCTGGCACAAATGGAGTGCTCTCGTCTTGAAACACGATGGCTACGATGTCATTTCCTATGTGCCTTTTCTTCTGTAACTGTGATAACAGGAAAAGTGTTAAGAGCGGTATTCAAATAAACAGCTGTAGGGGATTAAAAGTGACTTCatttgaaaaatacaaaaaggatTAACAGAGCttttcaaagcaaaaaaaaagaacaacagaTTGTTCCAGTCCTGACTGTCGCATAATAAATcggtttaataaaacattccagtaaaaatgcattaaagggatacttcacccaaaaatgaaaattctgtcagcatttactcaccttcgagttgttccaaatctgtataaatgtctttgttctgatgaacaccaagaaagatatttggaagaatgcttataaccagacaaatcccccccattgactcccatgataggaaaaaatacaatggtagtcaaaagtgccccagaactgtttgctgtcctacatccttcaaaatgtcttcttttgtgttcaacagaacaaagaaaatgataaagtgttttttcctactatgggagtcaatggggggaaaaaaatctgtattcttccaaatatctttctcttgtgttcatcagaacaaagaaattaaaacagatttggaacaactcgaaggtgagtaaatgatgacagaattgtcatgttcgagtgaagtgtccctttaaaaactaATTTTGTATTCGCAGCAACTATTTTATTAATGCAATAAAGCACCTGAGGTTGTGCTGTATTGTGAATATCTGCAGGGCGTTGCACCTACAGTAAAAACATCCTTTAGCTGTGAATATAGTCACAAAATATAGAATTCCTAATAGCTTAGGAATGAAATAAGCCAGTTCAAACTAGTTTTATGGACTAGTAATAATGGCAACGAGTGTTGTAAAATGCACCTCTGGCTGGCATGTGatgataattgcattaatattTGAGGTTTATGTGTCATTGATTCcataaacaaatgttgtgtgtgtagttGCTGTATAGCATGTCTCAACAGATGGCTGGCAAGGGCAAGCAGAGGTTTGAGAGTGACTTTTGCTGCCGCCCACTTAAACCCAGAAATCCGTTTAAGAATTACCCCATCTCTGCTAAACGTGTGCACATatgacagcgagagagagagagagagtgagagagactcTCTGTATGCGTTCTAAATGTAGAAGATTCCCTGAGGAGTGAGCTCTAAAAACACTCTTCCTCTGAGGGCACAGAGGTGCAGAATAAAGG
Proteins encoded:
- the rap1gapa gene encoding rap1 GTPase-activating protein 1 isoform X10, yielding MDEQRCTLPPPLKTEEDYIPYPSIHEILGRTGPFPLILLPQFGGYWIEGYNHELSNGTDPEQLLSPTSRFKLERNTTAKIYRKHFLGKEHFNYYTVDSALGHLVFSMKYDVIGDQEHLRLMLRSKMKTHHDVIPISCLTEFPNIVQMAKLVCEEVNVDRFFPVLYPKASRLIVTFDEHVISNNFKFGVIYQKFGQISEEELFGNNEESPAFVEFLEFLGQKIELHDFKGFRGGLDVTHGQTGSESVYHNFHNKEIMFHVSTKLPYTEGDTQQLQKKRHIGNDIVAIVFQDESTPFVPDMIASNFLHAYVVVQVENACSDNVLYKVSVTARDDVPFFGPPLPNPAIFKKGPEFHEFLLTKLINAEYACYKAEKFAKLEERTRSALLETLYEELHINSQAMMGLGGEEDKLENGGGGGGGGFFESFKRVIRSRSHSLDAMGLNIRKHTVSNSHSGSFTHNNHHHITTETPKIPGISLLVPGKSPSKYGRRGSAIGIGTIEESLIIPGKSPTRKKSGPFSSRRSSAIGIENIQEVQEKNSRECSPYTQKTPDSGHASQDPKSENSSNQSSPEALVTKNSTSVYCRAPSIPEAHDLSRSSSNASSFASVVEENETEATEDYDTGMESLSSAGTPHKRDSLTYSMWLEDNMSTPSTTSRGSSPAPGKNQEQNRPDIRIKLERPHDHKSTSNC
- the rap1gapa gene encoding rap1 GTPase-activating protein 1 isoform X5, producing the protein MCSVIRLKISTMPCSPFRIRRPKKFWRQDGGEHLFISNTLEPALFQPSLPHTSPPFLKSNRMDEQRCTLPPPLKTEEDYIPYPSIHEILGRTGPFPLILLPQFGGYWIEGYNHELSNGTDPEQLLSPTSRFKLERNTTAKIYRKHFLGKEHFNYYTVDSALGHLVFSMKYDVIGDQEHLRLMLRSKMKTHHDVIPISCLTEFPNIVQMAKLVCEEVNVDRFFPVLYPKASRLIVTFDEHVISNNFKFGVIYQKFGQISEEELFGNNEESPAFVEFLEFLGQKIELHDFKGFRGGLDVTHGQTGSESVYHNFHNKEIMFHVSTKLPYTEGDTQQLQKKRHIGNDIVAIVFQDESTPFVPDMIASNFLHAYVVVQVENACSDNVLYKVSVTARDDVPFFGPPLPNPAIFKKGPEFHEFLLTKLINAEYACYKAEKFAKLEERTRSALLETLYEELHINSQAMMGLGGEEDKLENGGGGGGGGFFESFKRVIRSRSHSLDAMGLNIRKHTVSNSHSGSFTHNNHHHITTETPKIPGISLLVPGKSPSKYGRRGSAIGIGTIEESLIIPGKSPTRKKSGPFSSRRSSAIGIENIQEVQEKNSRECSPYTQKTPDSGHASQDPKSENSSNQSSPEALVTKNSTSVYCRAPSIPEAHDLSRSSSNASSFASVVEENETEATEDYDTGMESLSSAGTPHKRDSLTYSMWLEDNMSTPSTTSRGSSPAPGKNQEQNRPDIRIKLERPHDHKSTSNC
- the rap1gapa gene encoding rap1 GTPase-activating protein 1 isoform X6: MAKSQYVQHSPLQISVIHWKRPDKTTDLFAMIEKMQSNRMDEQRCTLPPPLKTEEDYIPYPSIHEILGRTGPFPLILLPQFGGYWIEGYNHELSNGTDPEQLLSPTSRFKLERNTTAKIYRKHFLGKEHFNYYTVDSALGHLVFSMKYDVIGDQEHLRLMLRSKMKTHHDVIPISCLTEFPNIVQMAKLVCEEVNVDRFFPVLYPKASRLIVTFDEHVISNNFKFGVIYQKFGQISEEELFGNNEESPAFVEFLEFLGQKIELHDFKGFRGGLDVTHGQTGSESVYHNFHNKEIMFHVSTKLPYTEGDTQQLQKKRHIGNDIVAIVFQDESTPFVPDMIASNFLHAYVVVQVENACSDNVLYKVSVTARDDVPFFGPPLPNPAIFKKGPEFHEFLLTKLINAEYACYKAEKFAKLEERTRSALLETLYEELHINSQAMMGLGGEEDKLENGGGGGGGGFFESFKRVIRSRSHSLDAMGLNIRKHTVSNSHSGSFTHNNHHHITTETPKIPGISLLVPGKSPSKYGRRGSAIGIGTIEESLIIPGKSPTRKKSGPFSSRRSSAIGIENIQEVQEKNSRECSPYTQKTPDSGHASQDPKSENSSNQSSPEALVTKNSTSVYCRAPSIPEAHDLSRSSSNASSFASVVEENETEATEDYDTGMESLSSAGTPHKRDSLTYSMWLEDNMSTPSTTSRGSSPAPGKNQEQNRPDIRIKLERPHDHKSTSNC
- the rap1gapa gene encoding rap1 GTPase-activating protein 1 isoform X7, with the translated sequence MMPQRKRSFTFGAYGGVDKTFSRARSLWRQDGGEHLFISNTLEPALFQPSLPHTSPPFLKTTDLFAMIEKMQSNRMDEQRCTLPPPLKTEEDYIPYPSIHEILGRTGPFPLILLPQFGGYWIEGYNHELSNGTDPEQLLSPTSRFKLERNTTAKIYRKHFLGKEHFNYYTVDSALGHLVFSMKYDVIGDQEHLRLMLRSKMKTHHDVIPISCLTEFPNIVQMAKLVCEEVNVDRFFPVLYPKASRLIVTFDEHVISNNFKFGVIYQKFGQISEEELFGNNEESPAFVEFLEFLGQKIELHDFKGFRGGLDVTHGQTGSESVYHNFHNKEIMFHVSTKLPYTEGDTQQLQKKRHIGNDIVAIVFQDESTPFVPDMIASNFLHAYVVVQVENACSDNVLYKVSVTARDDVPFFGPPLPNPAIFKKGPEFHEFLLTKLINAEYACYKAEKFAKLEERTRSALLETLYEELHINSQAMMGLGGEEDKLENGGGGGGGGFFESFKSLLVPGKSPSKYGRRGSAIGIGTIEESLIIPGKSPTRKKSGPFSSRRSSAIGIENIQEVQEKNSRECSPYTQKTPDSGHASQDPKSENSSNQSSPEALVTKNSTSVYCRAPSIPEAHDLSRSSSNASSFASVVEENETEATEDYDTGMESLSSAGTPHKRDSLTYSMWLEDNMSTPSTTSRGSSPAPGKNQEQNRPDIRIKLERPHDHKSTSNC